The DNA sequence ttttgtttttctatcaactaaacttaatttttaatttgtcataTCTGTCAAATTATTCACAAATTTTTACAAACTATATTTCTAAATTCATTCACTTTCACCATTAAATCTCTTAAAAAGAATAACATAAACTTCACCCAACTTCACCCACTAATCTACTCAAATTCATCTTCTCCCTCTTTCCCATATTAATCTTCACACGTAAACATATCCTAAAAGACTTTCTACAATATTACTAGAAGGGACAATTTGAAAGTCacttttacaaataataataagactgccattttaaaatttatataggaGTGTAGATAGAAGTTATGAGGTGCAACTAGAAAAGACCGTACGATTCATGtccaaaatataagaaataacaACTTTACTATCCTCTGTAATTAACATGACAAAAATCTCatctgaaaattaaaatttgtataaatcacataataaaaataaatttgcaaaatttttcagttaaaaatgattatcaatttagtctctttaataataatcaaattgtGTTGAAGCGATGTACAGCATATATTTGagtttaagaatattttttaaattatgatgtaattaagaaattaagaaatattataCATATGTGTCTATATTATACACAAACATATCATAATTGATATGTGTTACAGTTTTCTCTAGATATATGAAGTTTTGCCTATTTAAGCTTTCTTCTTCACACAAATATCTCACTCTGCTATGAGAttataaatatgtgttttttctttataacaCATTGACTTACTTGCTAACTGCATAATTAAGCAGAAAATATCATCATAAATCTAAATAAtcataggagatagaaaaatgTTTGTGTTTTCGCTGATATCAGctattttgttcttctttttaatctctctttcTTCTTGAACCTGACACAACATTGTTTTCTGATCCTTTGCACACGAATATTTGGTGACCAAATCGAACAAGTCCTTGCACTTTCTCTTCATGGTTGTGAGCTCTGAGTGCAACACCACATTCTCCTTCTTCAATCGCTTGTTTTCATCCATCAGAACTGcataatttgaagaaaatgaCCTCTCATCTTCATGTGAGTTATGTTGTCTCTTCCTCACCCATGATTTTTTACGTCTAATCTCGCATAGCAGTTCTTTCTCACCCTTTCTGAATCGCTCGTTGCAAAATTCCCATCTGCTTGTAGTAACCTTACGAAAACCCTAAATATGGATGATTTAAGGTTTACAATTCTCgacaaaaacatttttcaaaagtaagatgagattaaactaaaaaaaagttaaatatatttttggttcattAACTTTCgatgaaattttgaattagtCCTTCCTCGaaactttgaactaatttagtcattcgtatttataaatgtgtggatttagtctttttaaccaaattttgttaaattcatttgatgtttcaaacgcatttcaggattgtattgaagttatttatattgtttgaaacattaatgttaaatcaaatactattattaaacacgtttgaaatgtcaaataaacttaataaaatttggttaaaaagactaaatccatgtatttggatagatgaataactaaattggtccaaaatttcgaagagggactaattccaaatttcacttaaagttaaaggataaaaacatatttaattccaaatttttatttgatattaatttaatcttacaaaatttaCTACTAAAGGAAAGTCAtgttttacatatatattattttatcttgatTATATCACTCGTATTTACAAAGTTTTAATCTCGTACATCTTACATAAACAAATTAGTTATCTCAAACATCAAATATACTACATTACACATTTGTATATGATTTCATCATCGACCAATGATTCAAGAAACTCAAGaacaatcatttaaaaataaacttttataaattggtttataatattttaccacttttatattttagtataagTATATCATTGGCATGATTaggttaaaatttataatatatataacacttATTTTCTTAGGATAACACTCTTAAgttcaatatattaatacattcCTCCtgtgtataatataataaatgtatCAATTTATACCATGAAGGTTAGCTATCACTAGCTGTAAAATGAATTATCTACAATGTATCATATTGTTAATCCCTAATGCATACAATACTTAACTATTTAGTTTATTGAGTCAATATTATCTAAGAaagagatataatatttttatgacaaaatatgtaatattaatatattagtttttgttatCTAAGGTGGAGATATAATGTAAGGagatataatataatgtgaaaTCATTTGATTATGTCATTTTTGGTTATATAAATCTAGAGGCCACCTACCATAACTCAGATGGTAGGTATAAGTAACTAAGTAAGGTGTTGATTAGTAAAGGTCATCAATTGTTACATTACATTAATCTCTTCTATTTCTAAATTAATGCtggtttaaaataaaagaatttatttttatacattttaaatataacgAGTTTGTTAATTAGTTAAAAgcaattataaatataacttttatttaacaatattatCATACATATCCATACTTGAACGAGAGTGTGAAACAACTTaaagtcattttaattaaatcaaagtaaaatacttaaaatgaaacatgtgttatagaataatgaaattaaaataataatactaataataatatttaaaatttataaaatttataagataaaacaataattagtCAAAAGGACTACGTAGACTAGTAGTATTTTATGAAGAATTTTTTCAGTGGTCCTTTCGAtccaacaatattttaattaagataCTAAACTTAATCCTAATTAGGTCAAACAAGTTCAGTTAATATGTTTCTATCATCAAGAACTcaatgaaacaaataaaattatcttcATTTCTTTATTCGCTAAAAGCTTCTACAGTGGTCAACTTACTCACCAACCATCCATACCTACGTTCCTTTCGCTTTTATCCAACtcattcttctcttttttctaaaatttaatctTCTTCTACCTATCTTCTTTCCCCCTAATAATCttataaatttacttaaaattttgttaatataataatacttcACTCGTTCCAATATAATTACAgttttaatcatacaacaaaaaaaaaactcaaaatacaCATTTTATGATTGATTCAAATATATTAGAAGCTACCaagatttataaaattcaaccaaaatagTAAACTATATATACTCTCCCTCTATAAAATCTGAAATCTCAGccattggaaaaaaaattcaataactgAGTGATGTTTGGAGTTTTAATacagtattttatttttcttctttccaacTAATTACTTTATACCAGTCTAGTAATTAATGCATTTATTGAGAAAGTGATGTATATTATTTAGTAGTGTTAATGAAAGAATAAACTACACAATCATTCATTGTGTTAAAAGTGTGTGCATGTTGCTAATATTTATGATGTACGgatatatttagataaaaaatattttttgactactaaattttgacaattttctcttacaacCTTAGACGTTATTTACTAAGtagttttttactttttttttctcattctcaatagtTTAGAACCACTTAAAAGATGACATCTcatgttgtaagagaaagttgtcaaaatttagtagtcaaaatatcgtTGTCCGATCGAGAATTAAGATACGTACGTAAGTATTGAGCTGGCGAACAAAGCTAGAGAAGTTGCAATGGTTGAAGAGAGTTGGAAGAAGATCACGAGCGAACTCTGCAGGTTGCAACACCACAAACGTTGTTCCATCATCATTCCACGACACAACATCATTGGTGGCAGGATCCTCAACCAACATGTATGTCTTCAACAAAAACGGTGGTGTTGAGAATTTTCTCACACTCTCCAACAACCCTTTCTTACTTTCTTCGTCCATTGTTGAGAATGATTTGAGAAGAGATTAATTTGTGATCAGAAGAGAAGAAGAGCAGTTATGAACTCCCAATCCCAGCAATAGAAACCCAACACCACTCCACAGTTCATCAGAAATGCAagaccttcttcttcttcttcttctttctctctgcATCAACAAATGGTTGAAACGAAAGGTGTTCGCTAAGCCTATGTCCACTTAATATAATCCCTCCTTTCACCAAATCTATTAACTCTTTATTATTCTCATAtcataaataactattttgtgtTCATTACATTTTGCAAATAAGGTAttgcttattattattataattatattcttcATTGGGAAGATGGCGTATTTAGTAGAACatagtttaatttataaaaaattgttaattatagCATACCCACAATATACCAATAATTGACATTATAAatgccaaaaaaattaaatacatttatagtcttttgcaaaattaaaattcttccatgttttgaatttttatatatttttgttttcaaacttaaaaaataatgaatataatttttttaatcaaatattagtctttagtctttttttttgttaaataatgtttcagattgatatttaagttataatgtattaattagtgtaaacaacttaaatgtcgatctaaaaaatcatttaacatgtaaaatgaattaatgacgttgaattaaaatgactatattcatttaatttaaagttttagaacaaaaattatcaaaagttggaaaagaaacaaattttaatttcacatcaAAATTCAGggggattaaaaatatatttaacttgtaaaaatattattttttaaggttaattatcattttcaagatatatattattaactttaaaaagTTCATGTTCTTTTCCCCGTGTTATCTTTAAAGAGTGTTTTGATTTTAGAAAGGAAAAAAGTTTACAAATAATCTTTGACCTCAACTTCTAAAATATATGAGATCTCCaagtattaaatttttagtGAGTTTAGATTTAACTCAACATTTGTAAGATGAGAATaacatttcatttatatatgttataatttGACCGGctttatttatagttaatataaGATTTATAACACATTTTCTCACATTGAACAATAAACTTATCGACTGAAATTAggaacatgattaaaataaactcCTAATGAttctcatatatataatatgagtAAATGAGTTATATAATATGAGTAAATGATTTTATGTTTAACttgtaaaataatgattttactCCACACTTGTATATTATAGTTTCACTTTATTCCTAATGGATATCggattttcaaaataaatcgtTCATTTCTTTTCGTGGCAAAGAgttagaaatgatttaaaattagattttataCAATATTATGAAGGATACTCATaaaaattactattatatatcaaccaatagataaaaatattttgatttaattacacattttatcatttagttataattattttattaattttatcattcaaTAGTGtgtgttttatcattattatttaaaagaaaaactcacatatttctgtttttgaaatcctctttttgattaaaaataaaaggttttaattacaaaatatatgaaaaaaattcaataataaaaatgcataaaataataatgattaaatgataaaatatttccTCATCCCAATATAGTTTAGATGCATATAAAGCAGCACACACAAATAGTCACAATAGTTTTACTTTAGCTTGCTGAAGTATAAAcagaaattaatatatttccTTTGTTGTTAGCCAATATGTTGCAAagtcaataattaatttaaagtcAATAAGGTGGTGATGAAGTTAACTTCACTAATTTGATTGCAACatcataatcaaaataaagaaaacccAATTATATAAGATATCAAATTGTTTGAACATTAgtgaattgaaaattaaaagacaTGCTAACAGGGGTTGGTGGGGTTCCTATCCTCAAATTATTCTCTATACTACTTTATTACTATTTGATTTCTTATGACAACAATGCATTATAATTGTTGTTGAAATAGTAAAAAGATCTAATTATAATTTCcttcaactaaaaaaaaattctaattataattttaatctaaaaaaacCAGTCtccaactaaaaaatatatatcattttaatacaTCTCACTttgtgtttaaatatttttatccaggatttaaaaattaaaaattaaaagcatgtattttttaatttgagatttttttttaaattttaaaatataaaaactggGTTAATCTCGAGACAGAAAACGTAATTAAGCCTTATAAAATTCTTATCACActacaaaaagatatttaaatgcGAATAGTGTTTAATTGTTTTAGATGTGACCAAGTTATAGGTGTGATGATTTTTTCTGTATATCTTTATTTCAATATCTTACCAACAACTTCATCCAATGtagttgatttttattttttgaagctTTCACATTTTCTACAAAGGAAGTGACTTTATATGACTTTCTGTAAAACAGGGtttaaaattttcttccttTCAAACTCAAAGTTGTAATTGAATATAATCAATAATGTTAGTTTTTAAacacttttataaatataacaaaaattacacattttttttttctaacccaaacaattttattcatttcttcttttttttcctatttccaGTTTCTCACTTTTCATccttcaatttaaataattaacactGGGTGATTGATGATACATACAACaactttaatatttctttatcaTTGATCTGGTAAGCCTATTAATTTCCTATTATCTATTGTGTCATGTTTCATTCACAGTCAATCAAGGTTTAATACCTTCTATTACTATGGATTTGTCCAACACATTCAAAGCAACATTTATTCTAAACATTCTTTGGTGGTTGATGAGAGAAAATGTTGGTATTTTTAAAGggaaatatatgaatatttaataacaataataataaggaGTCATTCCAAAACCTAAAAATAATGGTTTGTAgatttattttcttccatttgttgAACAACAAAAAATCACCGTTAAATtcttagaatatatatttaattgtgtTTCTTGAGAATTTAGGTTCCATACTTgctaaatatatttgtttttaccaAATTAATTCGAGTGGATTCTTTATAAATAGGATTGGCAAATAATTGTTTTCcaatcaaatttataatttttaattcaaaattccataattaacacaaaattgACGTTTATATTGTGATCAATTTAGCAAATACGTTTAATTCACTAAATTGTTGTTTTATGTGAATATCAATTAGAAATTCATGCATTCCTTTTCATTTATATAGTGTTTTTCTATTCTTATATGGAGATAGAATTGTGAGAATATAGATGATAGGTTGTGAACAAaaatgaagatgatgaagatggtTGAAGTGAAAGTGTTTGAGAAACCCAAAACCTAAAGTGTAAGAAATGTAAATGCAGAAAACTTAAATTATCAAGGATAGAATAAGAACTTATAAATGAAATCTATGAGGACGGTGACCCTAATTGGAACAAACATTACTATTGGAATAATCATTCTTCTATTTACATCGACATTCTCGAAATATGTGTTGTCAATATAATTTGTCACCACTTTTTTGAACATAAACAACCTAATTATACTTTATCACCCTTTTCTACCAATTAagccaaaaaataaattacataatttgtaataattgtctaaaaattgtttatttgtgTCAATTATACCTACTAAGTCCATATTTTGCGGTAGTTTCCATATGCCTCAACTTTCCCTTTTGT is a window from the Vigna unguiculata cultivar IT97K-499-35 chromosome 7, ASM411807v1, whole genome shotgun sequence genome containing:
- the LOC114189595 gene encoding heat stress transcription factor B-3-like, which encodes MDEESKKGLLESVRKFSTPPFLLKTYMLVEDPATNDVVSWNDDGTTFVVLQPAEFARDLLPTLFNHCNFSSFVRQLNTYGFRKVTTSRWEFCNERFRKGEKELLCEIRRKKSWVRKRQHNSHEDERSFSSNYAVLMDENKRLKKENVVLHSELTTMKRKCKDLFDLVTKYSCAKDQKTMLCQVQEEREIKKKNKIADISENTNIFLSPMII